A genome region from Nitrospira sp. includes the following:
- a CDS encoding bifunctional (p)ppGpp synthetase/guanosine-3',5'-bis(diphosphate) 3'-pyrophosphohydrolase — MPHETVTELDQLLDRVKSYNIEADLDLVRRAYDFSAKAHEGQMRRSGEPYFRHPLAVAGLLTHLKTDVTAIVAGLLHDTLEDTLATPLELEQRFGKDVVHLVDGVTKIGKITFRNYEEKQAENFRKMLLSMADDIRVVLIKLADRLHNMRTLEYLSEGKRQQIAQETLEIYAPLANRLGIGWIKNELEDLCLKHLKPDVYELLRVRVAKRDEDRQQYIVEVIDLVKKAMAEAGLQGEVSGRPKHLYGIYQKMEKQSISFEEVYDLAALRIITDIKMNCYALLGVIHSLWRPLPGRFKDYIAIPKSNLYQSLHTTVVGPKGEHVEFQIRTEEMHRVSEQGIAAHWKYKEHGRIDEKDGKVFSWLRQFVEWNQDLPDNRQFMDSVKLDLFHDVVYVFTPQGMVKELPKGSTPVDFAYSVHTEIGDHCVGAKVNGKIVPLKHMMESGDMVEILTAANQTPHRDWLKFVRTSRAKTKIKHWIKAEEQTRSIEIGKRLLEAEFRRHGLAPAQMMRSEQLLVVAKQVGYETPEELAAAVGFGHLPTSQVMSKIDLPVAAGGPAVALETPAPPKPPIGRTGDVGVQVKGARDLLMQLSRCCNPVPGDRILGYITRGRGLTIHTVDCPNLEALDYDKNRLVEVEWDHSTPSTHSVKVSVIAVDKTGVLAHVSTAISECHANISRAEITTREDRKAMLDFIIEVMDTAHLARVLKAIERVEGIITVRRVRSWQERS; from the coding sequence ATGCCGCACGAGACAGTGACAGAACTCGATCAGTTGCTCGATCGCGTGAAGAGCTACAATATTGAGGCTGATCTCGATTTGGTTCGCCGGGCCTACGACTTCTCGGCCAAGGCGCATGAAGGCCAGATGCGTCGGTCCGGGGAGCCGTACTTTCGCCATCCTCTGGCAGTCGCCGGGTTGCTGACTCATCTGAAGACGGATGTGACGGCCATTGTCGCGGGCCTGCTCCATGACACGTTGGAAGATACGCTGGCCACCCCGTTGGAATTGGAACAGCGCTTCGGCAAAGACGTCGTGCATCTGGTCGACGGCGTGACGAAGATCGGCAAGATTACGTTTCGGAATTACGAGGAAAAGCAGGCGGAGAATTTTCGCAAGATGCTGTTGTCGATGGCGGACGATATCCGTGTCGTCCTCATCAAGCTGGCGGATCGACTCCACAATATGCGGACCCTGGAGTATCTCAGCGAGGGGAAACGGCAGCAGATTGCGCAGGAGACGCTGGAGATTTATGCGCCGCTGGCCAATCGGCTGGGGATCGGCTGGATCAAGAACGAACTGGAAGATCTCTGCCTGAAACATCTCAAGCCGGATGTGTACGAACTGCTGCGTGTGCGGGTGGCGAAGCGGGATGAGGACCGGCAGCAGTACATTGTGGAGGTCATCGATCTGGTCAAGAAGGCCATGGCCGAGGCCGGACTGCAAGGGGAAGTCTCCGGGCGGCCTAAGCATCTGTACGGCATTTACCAGAAGATGGAGAAACAGTCGATCTCGTTTGAGGAAGTGTACGACCTTGCCGCGCTGCGCATCATTACCGACATCAAGATGAACTGTTATGCCCTGCTCGGCGTCATCCATTCGCTGTGGCGACCCTTGCCGGGCCGCTTCAAGGATTACATCGCCATTCCCAAATCCAACCTGTATCAGTCGTTGCATACCACCGTCGTTGGTCCCAAGGGCGAACATGTCGAGTTTCAGATCCGTACAGAGGAAATGCATCGTGTGTCGGAGCAGGGCATCGCCGCCCACTGGAAATATAAAGAGCACGGACGGATCGACGAGAAGGACGGCAAGGTCTTCAGCTGGTTGCGACAGTTCGTGGAATGGAACCAGGACTTGCCCGACAATCGTCAATTTATGGATTCGGTCAAGCTCGATCTCTTTCACGATGTGGTCTACGTCTTTACCCCGCAGGGCATGGTGAAGGAATTGCCCAAAGGCTCTACGCCGGTTGATTTTGCCTATTCCGTCCACACCGAAATCGGCGACCATTGTGTGGGGGCCAAGGTGAACGGCAAGATTGTCCCGCTCAAACATATGATGGAGAGCGGGGACATGGTCGAGATTCTGACCGCCGCGAACCAAACGCCTCATCGGGACTGGTTGAAGTTTGTCCGGACCTCGCGGGCTAAAACCAAGATCAAACATTGGATCAAAGCCGAGGAGCAAACCCGGAGTATCGAGATCGGCAAACGGTTGCTGGAAGCCGAATTTCGCCGGCATGGTTTGGCCCCGGCACAGATGATGCGGTCCGAACAACTCCTTGTCGTGGCCAAGCAGGTGGGGTACGAGACCCCGGAGGAGTTGGCTGCCGCCGTTGGCTTCGGCCACCTGCCGACCTCGCAGGTGATGAGTAAAATCGATCTGCCCGTCGCGGCGGGCGGTCCGGCGGTTGCTCTCGAGACGCCGGCGCCGCCGAAACCACCGATCGGACGGACCGGTGACGTCGGGGTGCAAGTCAAAGGCGCGCGGGATTTGTTGATGCAACTCTCCCGCTGCTGCAACCCTGTGCCGGGAGATCGTATTTTGGGCTATATCACGAGGGGGCGTGGGCTCACGATTCATACCGTTGATTGTCCCAATCTCGAGGCGTTGGATTACGACAAGAATCGTCTGGTTGAAGTCGAGTGGGACCATTCCACTCCCAGTACGCATTCCGTCAAAGTCTCGGTGATTGCCGTGGACAAGACCGGAGTGTTGGCGCATGTCTCGACGGCCATCTCTGAATGCCACGCGAATATCAGTCGCGCTGAAATTACGACCCGCGAGGATCGGAAGGCGATGCTGGACTTCATCATCGAAGTCATGGACACGGCGCATCTGGCTCGGGTACTGAAGGCGATTGAGCGGGTTGAGGGTATCATCACCGTTCGACGTGTGCGTTCGTGGCAAGAGCGTTCCTAG
- the recJ gene encoding single-stranded-DNA-specific exonuclease RecJ produces the protein MQEKLWVFRAFDSALQNTLARQLSISPVTASVLLARGVTTPGEATRWMSSVQGGLHDPFLLPDIEPAVERLHAALSREEQVCFYGDYDVDGVSATSLYLSFYQGLGGNACGYIPHRVREGYGLNEGAVRRLAQKGVTLLVTSDCGTTSHHEIAVAKELGMDVIVTDHHQTDATMPAALAVLNPHRRDAVYPFKGLCSAGLAYKVVSAYQQRYGSGDVDPESCLDLVALATVADIVPLQDENRILVREGLRQITRGARCGLRALKQVAGIAKDCTSETIGFRLGPRLNAAGRLDHAMLCVQLLTTNSDQEAMRIAEQLEQLNRQRQQVEEGITEEAAASLKDEASAAAIVLGSRDWHLGVVGIVAARLVDRFHRPSIVIAIDDQGVGKGSARTVEGFDLYQGLSECKDLLEAYGGHPSAAGLTLKASRLEEFRRRFCDVAAQWAGSTRRVPTLHVDAEVKLTDVNFDLIQELESLHPFGAGNPEPTLAVRGLDVVDARVVGEKHLKLRVRQGRSFIFDSIGFRMGSYEELGLRSGRPVDLAFSPERNHWNGYDRVQLRIKALRMSGEVS, from the coding sequence ATGCAGGAAAAGTTATGGGTGTTTCGAGCGTTCGATAGTGCCTTGCAGAATACGCTTGCGCGGCAGCTTTCGATCTCGCCGGTGACGGCGTCGGTGTTGCTCGCGCGTGGGGTGACGACTCCGGGTGAAGCGACTCGCTGGATGTCCAGCGTGCAGGGTGGGTTGCACGATCCGTTTTTGCTGCCCGATATCGAGCCGGCTGTCGAGCGACTGCACGCGGCCCTCTCTCGTGAGGAGCAGGTCTGTTTTTATGGCGACTACGATGTGGACGGGGTGTCGGCCACAAGCCTCTACTTGTCGTTCTATCAAGGTCTCGGCGGAAATGCCTGTGGCTACATTCCTCACCGAGTTCGTGAAGGGTACGGGTTGAACGAGGGGGCGGTTCGCCGGTTGGCGCAGAAGGGGGTTACGCTGCTTGTCACCTCGGACTGTGGCACGACATCACATCATGAAATTGCGGTCGCGAAAGAACTCGGCATGGATGTGATCGTGACGGATCACCATCAAACAGATGCCACGATGCCGGCCGCGCTTGCCGTGCTCAATCCGCATCGGCGTGATGCCGTTTATCCCTTCAAGGGGCTGTGCTCCGCGGGGTTGGCGTATAAGGTGGTGTCGGCGTACCAGCAGCGGTATGGATCCGGCGACGTGGATCCTGAATCCTGCTTGGATTTGGTGGCCCTGGCGACGGTGGCTGATATCGTGCCGCTCCAGGACGAGAACCGAATCCTGGTGCGTGAAGGTCTGAGGCAGATCACGCGCGGGGCTCGCTGTGGACTTCGTGCGCTCAAGCAAGTGGCCGGCATTGCGAAGGACTGTACCAGCGAGACCATTGGTTTTCGTCTGGGCCCTCGGCTGAATGCCGCAGGTCGGCTGGATCACGCGATGCTCTGTGTCCAGTTGCTGACGACGAATTCAGATCAGGAGGCCATGCGAATCGCCGAACAGTTGGAGCAGTTGAATCGACAGCGGCAGCAGGTTGAAGAAGGCATCACCGAGGAGGCGGCTGCCTCGTTAAAGGATGAGGCGTCGGCCGCAGCGATCGTGCTGGGCTCGCGCGACTGGCATTTGGGGGTCGTGGGCATTGTCGCTGCTCGATTGGTGGATCGATTCCATCGTCCGAGCATCGTGATTGCGATCGATGATCAAGGGGTGGGCAAGGGCTCGGCCCGGACGGTGGAGGGGTTCGATCTGTATCAGGGATTGTCGGAGTGTAAGGATCTGCTGGAGGCGTATGGCGGTCATCCGAGTGCCGCCGGATTGACTCTCAAGGCGTCACGATTGGAGGAGTTTCGCCGGCGGTTTTGTGACGTGGCGGCCCAGTGGGCCGGTAGTACGCGCAGGGTTCCGACCCTGCACGTCGATGCCGAAGTGAAACTCACGGATGTCAATTTCGATCTGATCCAGGAGCTTGAATCGCTGCACCCCTTTGGCGCCGGTAATCCCGAGCCGACCTTAGCGGTACGTGGGCTGGATGTGGTAGATGCGCGCGTCGTGGGCGAGAAGCATTTGAAGTTGCGTGTGCGGCAAGGGCGATCGTTTATTTTCGATAGCATCGGCTTTCGCATGGGGTCATATGAGGAGCTAGGACTCAGGTCCGGCCGACCGGTCGATCTGGCGTTCAGCCCTGAACGGAATCATTGGAACGGATACGATCGGGTGCAGTTGCGTATCAAGGCGCTCCGTATGAGCGGTGAGGTATCGTAA
- a CDS encoding ubiquitin-like protein Pup, translating into MEKQERRPESRKESHQKEEVKPNPKVVESGKKMKEDIDKLVDEIDDVLEKNAEEFVKNYVQKGGE; encoded by the coding sequence ATGGAGAAACAGGAGAGGAGACCGGAATCCAGGAAAGAGTCCCATCAGAAGGAAGAGGTCAAGCCGAATCCAAAGGTCGTCGAGTCAGGGAAGAAGATGAAAGAGGACATCGACAAGTTGGTCGATGAAATCGACGACGTACTCGAAAAAAATGCCGAAGAATTCGTGAAGAACTACGTGCAAAAGGGAGGGGAATAG
- a CDS encoding multiheme c-type cytochrome, with product MKNRRGLLQGIVIGLVLLMVAMVSYGVQQGLAQDAKAQATIEKSFPSSSKCKRCHERVFEEWETSPLSRSIHTPTFRAALDAYLTASAGKDKALCFRCHAPHIREFADHAQLFVTQAQSGEPSLDGVACVQCHLIKQVDRTKQPPEPKYDLGSKTMYGPYKDFAQNLAHQSMEIGLFHKSDLCLNCHQVVPAAVDLGKSNDLLGNWDQSKAVKSGKECQTCHMPEQVGESANGEAKRKVANHTFPGRIGQLRQEAAKLEVLTKVEGDKTTVTVAVQSLVPHNLPTTHPGWAGVVLELEIKGKNLKTVFSDKRLYGRTYADAKGQKTVFDFEAVKVLEETVLKPEERRLETFTFATPKDTKTFDVEAILSYAPVTGPAPFLQRIEAESSKGAQDPVFQSIPIAKFSENVPVSR from the coding sequence GTGAAGAATCGACGCGGGCTTTTGCAGGGAATTGTAATCGGTCTGGTGCTGCTGATGGTGGCCATGGTCAGTTACGGCGTGCAACAGGGGTTAGCCCAGGACGCCAAGGCCCAAGCGACGATCGAAAAATCGTTTCCCAGTTCGAGCAAGTGCAAGCGTTGTCATGAGCGGGTGTTCGAAGAGTGGGAGACGTCGCCGCTCTCGCGCTCGATTCATACGCCGACGTTTCGAGCCGCCCTCGATGCCTATCTGACTGCCTCTGCAGGGAAAGATAAGGCCCTCTGTTTCCGCTGCCACGCCCCGCATATTCGTGAATTTGCCGACCATGCGCAACTGTTCGTGACTCAGGCCCAATCCGGTGAGCCGTCACTCGATGGTGTTGCGTGTGTGCAATGTCACCTCATCAAGCAAGTCGATCGGACAAAACAGCCGCCTGAGCCGAAGTACGATCTCGGCAGCAAGACGATGTACGGGCCGTACAAAGACTTTGCGCAGAACCTGGCGCATCAATCGATGGAAATAGGCTTATTCCACAAGTCGGATCTGTGCCTCAATTGCCACCAGGTTGTCCCCGCTGCGGTGGATCTCGGTAAGAGCAACGACCTGCTGGGGAATTGGGACCAGAGCAAAGCCGTGAAATCGGGAAAGGAGTGCCAGACCTGTCACATGCCGGAACAGGTCGGCGAATCAGCCAACGGAGAGGCGAAACGCAAAGTGGCGAACCACACGTTCCCTGGCCGCATCGGCCAACTGAGGCAAGAAGCGGCCAAGCTGGAAGTCTTGACCAAAGTTGAAGGGGACAAGACCACCGTGACCGTGGCTGTGCAGAGCCTGGTCCCGCACAATTTGCCGACCACTCACCCAGGGTGGGCCGGCGTCGTGCTGGAGTTAGAGATCAAGGGCAAGAACCTGAAAACGGTGTTCAGCGACAAACGCCTGTACGGCCGTACATACGCCGACGCCAAGGGGCAGAAGACGGTGTTCGACTTTGAGGCCGTGAAAGTGCTGGAAGAAACGGTGCTCAAGCCGGAAGAAAGGCGACTGGAAACGTTTACCTTTGCGACGCCAAAGGACACCAAGACGTTCGACGTCGAGGCCATTCTCAGTTACGCTCCCGTGACCGGGCCGGCTCCCTTTCTGCAGCGCATTGAAGCGGAATCCTCTAAAGGCGCACAGGATCCGGTGTTTCAATCCATCCCCATCGCGAAGTTCAGCGAGAACGTTCCTGTCTCCAGGTAG
- a CDS encoding cyclic nucleotide-binding domain-containing protein → MSLGILVGAATAMFAIVAAILLGLISLFARRGQSAPRLPFYAGGVAWLFVTASLVAHSEWLHHIPHLVQAGLDVAAWLGSSFFLFTVLDVLIIGEWLIERGQRYIPDIVRQMLIGAEVVAAGVMILWLVMGINLVALVALPTVAAAMVGVALKDTVTRFFAGIELGKIVKVGDWITVLDREGIVTHIGMEHVTLLTRERDCVTLANDLVIQGGVTNFTRPTTTHFCNVYVDAAYRTPPEQVCATLLETAAAVDGVLPDPKATALVVAFNESAIQYRIKFPIGDFAQRDVIESTLRTYIWHAFARKGIEIPFPQRVVRQTADTEALANSHTVERIVAQLAVVDFLGTLDTKQLGMLAQEARWESYLPGERVVRQGEPGEVLYVIVSGKATVRLEEGGLSSTVTTLEAGKFFGEMSLLTGEPRSATVLAATELLVIAVGKQALLQVVQEDRRLIERIGEVVARRQAATAAAKAQLSRDAAALSAVTHTRSLIERIQNFFWGARKAQ, encoded by the coding sequence ATGAGTCTCGGGATTCTCGTCGGCGCCGCCACCGCGATGTTTGCCATCGTGGCCGCGATCCTGCTTGGCCTGATCTCCCTCTTTGCCAGACGCGGTCAATCCGCGCCGCGTCTTCCGTTCTACGCCGGTGGCGTGGCGTGGTTGTTTGTCACTGCATCGCTGGTGGCCCACAGTGAGTGGCTGCATCACATCCCGCATCTCGTCCAGGCAGGGCTTGATGTCGCGGCCTGGCTCGGCTCATCGTTTTTTCTTTTCACGGTGCTCGATGTCCTGATCATCGGCGAATGGTTGATCGAACGCGGACAGCGGTACATTCCCGATATCGTCCGGCAGATGTTGATCGGCGCAGAGGTGGTGGCCGCCGGAGTAATGATTCTCTGGTTGGTGATGGGGATCAACCTCGTAGCCCTGGTGGCATTGCCCACGGTCGCAGCGGCGATGGTGGGTGTGGCGTTGAAAGATACCGTGACCAGATTTTTCGCCGGTATCGAGTTGGGAAAGATTGTCAAAGTGGGAGACTGGATTACGGTGCTCGATCGGGAGGGCATCGTGACGCACATTGGCATGGAGCACGTCACGCTCCTCACGCGAGAGCGGGACTGTGTGACCCTGGCGAACGATTTGGTGATTCAAGGCGGTGTGACGAATTTTACCAGGCCAACCACGACGCATTTCTGTAACGTCTATGTCGATGCCGCCTATCGAACCCCGCCTGAGCAGGTTTGTGCGACGCTGCTCGAAACTGCTGCGGCGGTGGACGGCGTGTTGCCGGATCCGAAGGCGACCGCGCTGGTTGTCGCGTTTAACGAATCGGCGATCCAGTATCGAATCAAGTTCCCGATCGGTGATTTCGCCCAACGAGATGTCATTGAAAGCACTCTGCGCACCTACATCTGGCATGCGTTTGCGCGGAAGGGCATCGAAATTCCATTCCCGCAGCGGGTTGTGCGTCAGACGGCCGACACAGAGGCTCTGGCGAATAGCCATACGGTCGAGCGCATTGTTGCACAACTCGCGGTGGTCGACTTTTTAGGCACGCTCGACACGAAGCAACTTGGGATGTTGGCCCAGGAAGCGCGATGGGAGTCTTATTTGCCCGGAGAGCGAGTGGTTCGTCAGGGGGAGCCGGGCGAGGTGCTCTATGTCATTGTTTCCGGGAAAGCCACTGTCCGGTTGGAGGAGGGGGGGCTCAGTTCCACGGTGACCACACTCGAAGCCGGGAAGTTTTTCGGAGAAATGTCGCTATTGACCGGTGAGCCGCGTTCGGCCACGGTGTTGGCCGCGACCGAGTTGTTGGTCATTGCTGTGGGGAAGCAGGCCTTGCTGCAGGTCGTTCAGGAAGATCGGCGATTGATCGAGCGAATCGGCGAGGTGGTTGCTCGTCGACAGGCGGCAACCGCCGCGGCGAAGGCGCAGCTGTCTCGTGACGCCGCAGCTCTTTCGGCCGTCACGCACACGCGTTCTCTTATTGAGCGTATTCAGAATTTTTTCTGGGGTGCGCGGAAGGCGCAGTAA
- a CDS encoding sodium-translocating pyrophosphatase — MSDSAIVTFALSAAVAGIAYGLYLAMWVFKLDAGNAKMQEIAKAIQEGAGAYMNRQYKTVGLVAAVLFVVLWGAGAVSDKFGMLTAIGFLIGAGASALAGYVGMIIAVRANVRTAQAAHNGMNAALTVAFRGGAVTGLLLIGLGLLAITGFYTLASQIAGQEKAIHALLSLGFGGSLISVFARVGGGIYTKAADVGADLVGKVEAGIPEDDPRNPAVIADNVGDNVGDCAGMAADLFETYAVTTVAAMVLAFTMFKGVSAPILYPLALGGVTIFATIIGILFVKVGPGGEIMPALYKGLFVAGGIAAVAFFPITSKIMDGVGGVSGMNYYLAALIGLAVTLALVFITDYYTSKDYAPVKDIAKASETGHATNIIAGLAVGMQATSAPVVVIGAAILGSYWICGGADSGGLYGVAVAAVSMLSMAGIVVAIDAFGPITDNAGGIAEMAHLGKEVRDITDPLDAVGNTTKAVTKGYAIGSAALAAVVLFAEFAREVAKGTQASTFDLSNPLVLVGLFLGGMLPFIFGALCMKAVGQAAGLVVEEVRRQFRTIKGIMEGTGKPEYGTCVDIVTQAAIQKMMIPGLIPVVAPILVGVILGPQALGGVLVGSIVTGLFVAISMTSGGGAWDNAKKYIEEQGLKGTDTHKAAVTGDTVGDPYKDTAGPAINPMIKVINIVALLIVSLIVK, encoded by the coding sequence GTGAGCGACTCAGCGATTGTGACCTTTGCTCTGAGTGCGGCGGTGGCCGGTATTGCCTATGGGTTGTATCTTGCCATGTGGGTGTTCAAGCTCGATGCCGGGAATGCGAAGATGCAGGAAATTGCAAAAGCGATTCAGGAGGGCGCCGGCGCGTATATGAATCGGCAGTATAAGACGGTCGGGCTGGTGGCGGCCGTGTTGTTTGTAGTGCTCTGGGGCGCTGGCGCTGTGTCGGATAAGTTCGGCATGTTGACGGCGATCGGATTCTTGATCGGCGCCGGGGCCTCGGCGCTCGCTGGGTATGTAGGCATGATCATTGCGGTTCGGGCGAATGTGCGGACGGCCCAAGCGGCGCACAACGGGATGAATGCCGCGTTAACCGTGGCATTCCGCGGCGGCGCGGTGACGGGCCTGTTGTTGATCGGGCTGGGCCTTTTAGCCATCACCGGGTTCTACACGCTGGCTTCCCAGATAGCCGGACAAGAGAAAGCTATTCATGCGCTCCTCAGCCTCGGTTTTGGCGGCAGTTTAATTTCCGTGTTTGCGCGTGTCGGTGGCGGCATCTACACCAAGGCGGCCGATGTGGGCGCGGATCTGGTCGGCAAGGTGGAGGCGGGTATTCCTGAAGACGACCCTCGCAATCCGGCGGTCATCGCAGACAATGTGGGCGACAACGTTGGCGATTGTGCCGGTATGGCGGCGGACCTTTTCGAAACCTATGCGGTGACGACCGTGGCCGCGATGGTGCTGGCCTTCACGATGTTCAAGGGGGTCAGTGCGCCGATTCTGTACCCACTCGCATTGGGTGGTGTGACGATCTTCGCGACGATCATCGGTATCTTATTTGTAAAGGTGGGCCCGGGCGGCGAAATCATGCCGGCCCTGTACAAAGGATTGTTCGTGGCCGGTGGCATTGCCGCCGTGGCATTTTTCCCGATTACCTCGAAGATCATGGACGGGGTCGGCGGCGTGAGCGGGATGAATTATTACCTGGCGGCGTTGATTGGGCTGGCGGTGACATTAGCCTTGGTGTTCATCACCGACTATTACACGTCCAAGGACTACGCGCCGGTGAAGGATATCGCCAAGGCCAGCGAAACGGGTCACGCGACCAACATCATTGCCGGTCTGGCGGTGGGCATGCAGGCGACGTCCGCCCCAGTGGTCGTGATCGGCGCGGCGATTCTGGGTAGCTACTGGATCTGCGGCGGGGCGGACTCAGGAGGGTTGTATGGCGTCGCGGTGGCGGCGGTGTCGATGCTCTCGATGGCAGGGATCGTGGTGGCGATCGATGCGTTCGGCCCGATCACGGACAATGCCGGCGGGATCGCCGAAATGGCACATCTGGGCAAGGAGGTGCGTGACATTACGGATCCCCTCGACGCGGTCGGCAATACGACGAAGGCGGTCACCAAGGGGTATGCGATTGGCTCGGCCGCGCTCGCGGCGGTGGTGCTGTTTGCCGAATTCGCCCGTGAAGTGGCCAAAGGCACTCAAGCCAGTACCTTTGACCTCTCGAATCCGTTGGTGCTCGTCGGGCTGTTCCTTGGCGGGATGTTGCCGTTCATCTTCGGCGCATTGTGTATGAAAGCGGTCGGCCAGGCGGCCGGGCTGGTTGTCGAAGAGGTGCGGCGTCAGTTTAGGACGATCAAAGGCATCATGGAGGGAACGGGCAAACCCGAGTATGGGACCTGCGTGGACATTGTCACGCAAGCTGCGATTCAGAAGATGATGATCCCAGGGTTGATTCCCGTGGTGGCTCCGATCCTGGTGGGGGTGATCCTTGGCCCGCAGGCGCTGGGTGGAGTCTTGGTCGGCAGCATCGTCACGGGGCTTTTTGTGGCTATCTCCATGACCAGCGGTGGTGGCGCGTGGGACAACGCGAAGAAGTATATCGAAGAACAGGGACTGAAGGGGACTGATACCCACAAGGCGGCTGTGACCGGGGATACGGTCGGCGACCCGTATAAGGACACGGCTGGGCCGGCGATCAATCCGATGATTAAGGTCATCAATATTGTCGCGTTGCTGATCGTCTCGCTCATTGTGAAATAG
- a CDS encoding PDZ domain-containing protein, whose product MCGVLLSAMGWGSQAEAGPGANGEMTVEEAIQLGEEFGIAVGEVDEEVQKELKLQRPEGVAVFEVIGNSRADYAGIKVRSVIKEIDKKEVRNLIDFGKAVKAAMKECNFTVGTYEPADPGDPVGWGVNFHFVGCKRD is encoded by the coding sequence GTGTGTGGGGTCCTGCTTTCCGCAATGGGCTGGGGCAGCCAGGCCGAGGCAGGTCCCGGTGCGAACGGCGAGATGACGGTCGAGGAAGCCATTCAACTCGGGGAAGAGTTTGGGATTGCCGTCGGCGAAGTCGATGAAGAGGTGCAGAAGGAACTCAAGTTGCAACGGCCTGAAGGTGTGGCCGTGTTCGAAGTGATCGGCAATTCCAGGGCAGACTATGCGGGGATCAAGGTGCGGTCGGTCATCAAGGAGATTGACAAGAAGGAAGTCCGCAACCTGATCGATTTCGGGAAGGCCGTTAAGGCGGCCATGAAAGAGTGTAACTTTACCGTCGGGACCTATGAACCGGCAGATCCGGGTGATCCGGTGGGCTGGGGTGTGAACTTTCATTTCGTCGGATGCAAGCGGGACTAA
- a CDS encoding multiheme c-type cytochrome gives MNDKGRSIQTWVMGGLLLVLALLNVTFHERAIAQKSDGQAPADWVAEIEKIFIRSEDCKQCHDRHYEEWKGMREQTPDLKSFGRVDAALLHGTSFESPVFRTVLGMWMQTNPTMQERQRCLSCHAPAVTVFPQHVEKISAQILSGKPQVEGIGCASCHLINAVETTPQPPPTYKVQPGDMLFGPYADPEENLVHPATQLPLFRGANFCTSCHFDKVKDVTQKDLPGEILQGTICQDCHMEPSTGSSTSKRGAMTRAIGRHWFRGVVIPGTLLKNRNLQAEWMPRIDVDATKSGAAVEGTVLVKVGSLPHSFPDGDPVLKQFFLSITIKDAQGNVLGEDTKQFGLPYDKILRGPIPDPFIKGGNTRRVPFSQAVKEGGTPATIEVVLSYALIPEPDAELKAKYLATLANDQERATAKKVIEEYIQPRMLTYRAKSL, from the coding sequence GTGAACGACAAGGGACGATCGATTCAAACATGGGTGATGGGTGGGTTGCTGCTGGTCCTGGCCCTGCTGAACGTCACCTTCCACGAACGGGCGATCGCGCAGAAGTCTGATGGACAGGCGCCGGCTGATTGGGTGGCTGAGATCGAAAAGATCTTCATCCGATCGGAAGACTGTAAGCAGTGCCATGATCGTCACTACGAAGAGTGGAAGGGGATGCGCGAGCAGACCCCGGACCTGAAATCGTTCGGGCGTGTGGACGCGGCCTTGCTGCATGGCACGTCATTCGAATCGCCGGTGTTCCGGACGGTACTGGGGATGTGGATGCAGACGAACCCGACGATGCAGGAACGGCAGCGCTGCTTGTCCTGTCATGCGCCGGCCGTGACGGTCTTCCCGCAGCATGTCGAGAAGATCAGCGCGCAAATCCTGTCCGGCAAGCCGCAGGTCGAGGGGATTGGGTGTGCGTCCTGTCACCTGATTAACGCGGTCGAAACGACGCCGCAGCCTCCTCCGACCTACAAGGTGCAGCCGGGCGACATGCTGTTTGGGCCCTATGCTGATCCGGAAGAGAATCTGGTGCATCCGGCCACGCAGTTGCCCCTGTTTCGTGGCGCGAATTTCTGCACCTCCTGTCATTTCGACAAAGTGAAGGATGTCACACAGAAGGATTTGCCCGGTGAGATCCTCCAAGGGACCATCTGTCAGGATTGCCATATGGAGCCGTCCACGGGGAGTTCCACGTCGAAGCGCGGTGCGATGACTCGCGCAATCGGCCGCCATTGGTTCCGCGGGGTGGTCATTCCGGGGACGTTGCTGAAGAACCGCAATCTGCAGGCAGAGTGGATGCCGCGTATCGATGTGGACGCCACGAAGTCCGGAGCGGCAGTGGAAGGTACTGTGCTGGTGAAGGTCGGCAGCTTGCCGCATAGTTTTCCCGACGGTGATCCGGTGCTCAAGCAGTTCTTCCTCTCGATCACGATCAAGGATGCGCAAGGGAATGTGTTGGGTGAGGACACGAAACAATTCGGCCTTCCCTACGACAAGATTTTGCGCGGCCCGATTCCGGACCCGTTCATCAAGGGCGGCAACACACGCCGTGTTCCGTTCTCCCAGGCCGTGAAGGAGGGTGGGACGCCGGCAACGATTGAGGTGGTGCTCAGTTACGCCTTGATCCCGGAGCCGGACGCGGAGCTCAAAGCCAAGTATCTGGCGACCCTGGCCAATGATCAGGAGCGGGCGACCGCGAAAAAGGTGATTGAGGAATACATTCAGCCTCGGATGCTGACCTATCGGGCCAAATCGCTCTAA